A single genomic interval of Eleutherodactylus coqui strain aEleCoq1 chromosome 3, aEleCoq1.hap1, whole genome shotgun sequence harbors:
- the COX7A2L gene encoding cytochrome c oxidase subunit 7A-related protein, mitochondrial produces the protein MYYKFNGFTQKLVGAGAAEAYNPQGLRPCAYPEAPAPIFSTPTKLPSETGTKTFFKNKVPELQKLFQKPDGIPVHLKRGFPDRLLYRTTFVLTVGGVIHCLIALYMLGQPKKELTKMDSANV, from the exons ATGTATTATAAGTTCAACGGCTTCACACAGAAGCTGGTTGGGGCCGGCGCGGCGGAGGCGTACAATCCCCAG GGGTTAAGGCCATGTGCTTACCCAGAGGCTCCTGCACCCATTTTTTCCACACCAACAAAACTTCCAAGTGAAACAGGCACTAAAACTTTCTTTAAAAACAAAGTTCCAGAGCTTCAAAAATTGTTCCAG aAACCAGATGGGATACCTGTTCATTTGAAGCGAGGATTTCCTGATCGCCTGCTTTACAGAACCACTTTTGTATTGACAGTTGGAGGGGTCATCCACTGCCTCATAGCGCTCTACATGCTAGGACAACCCAAAAAAGAACTAACCAAAATGGATTCAGCAAATGTTTGA